The genomic DNA TCAGATCGAGGGCCCGGCGCAGGCGGTCAAGGTCGTCCCGGCGCCCGATGAGCGGCGTCGCGGGGGCGTACAGCGGCACCTCCCGATTATGGGGTGGCGCACCGACAACGCCGGGGACCGTCACGAGGAGGCGACGGCGGCCCTGATCGGGCGGGCGGCTGTGCGGGACGTGCGCGTGGCCGACGCCTCGGGGACGGCGCCCGGGCCGGCCGGGCGGCTCAGGGCGGCGCGCAGACGGGCGCGGACGGTGGCGGCGATCTCTCGCGAGGGCCGCGCGGGGGCGTAGCGAGCGGCGCCGCGGGTGTCGCCGTACCGCCATTCCATCTCGGCGGCCAGGGTGTCGGGGGTCAAGACGAGGCTCATGACGAGGCCTTTCTGGCTGCGACATCCGGGCCGGATGTCGATGCCTCAGGCTCGTCGGATGAGGTAGCGGGCCACATCGGGCGAACGCCGTACCCCGCCCGGCCCGACTACCTCAGATCTGGCCGAAGGTTGCCGCCCGGGGCCGGGCAGCTACCTCAGAGCCGGCCGCGCCGCGTCAGATCCACAGCTGCGGCTCGGCGAACATCGCCTCGTACGGGTCCTCGGTCGGGCCCAGCTCCATCGCCCGGTGCTTGGCCGGCACGCCGGTCGCGACGGTGTTCGGCGGGACGTCCTTGACGACCACCGAGTTCGCGCCGATCTGGGCGCCCGCACCGACCGTGATGGCACCGAGCACGCGGGCCCCCGCACCGAGCGTCACGTTGTTCGCGACCGTGGGGTGGCGCTTGCCCTTGGCCAGGGTGCGACCGCCGAGCGTGACCGCGTGATACATCATCACGTCGTCACCCACCTCGGCGGTCTCGCCGATGACGACGCCCATGCCGTGGTCGATGAAGAACCGGCGCCCGATCGTCGCGCCCGGGTGGATCTCGATGCCCGTGCGGGCCCGGGTCCACTGAGACAGCAGCCGCGCGGGCAGCTTGCCCTTGTCGTGGGCCCACATCTCGTGCGCCAGCCGGTGCGCCCAGACCGCGTGCAGCCCCGGGCTGACCAGCGCCATCTGCAGCCGGCCCGTCGCGGCCGGGTCGCGCTCGATGGCCGCGTCGAGGTCCTCCAGGACGCTGTCGCGAGCCTTGGCGAGCTTGCTGCGGCGCTGCAGGCCGGCCTGGTCGGCGTCGCGGCGGGTCCGCGGCGTCGGCACCTCGTACTCAGGACGGCCCGCCTCGCGCGCCTCCTCCTGGGAGGAGACGTCGGTCCCCTCCGGACCCTGGGGCGCCCAAGGCGCACGACGTACGTCGCGGTCCCCGCGGATCACCCGCAGCAGGCGGGTCGAGGTCCGGGAGACGGGACCGCCCTCGTCGGGGCGAAGGCCCACCTCGTCGTTCCAGATGGCACTCATGTCGGCAGCTCCAGATAGGACGGAGAGAGGGCTCAGGAGGTCAGGCCCTCGAAGAGGATGGTGGAGAGGTAGCGCTCGCCGGTGTCGCACAGGATGGTGACGATGGTCTTCCCGGCGTACTCCGGCTGGGCGGCCAGGCGCGCGGCGGCGGCGAGGTTCGCGCCCGCGGAGATGCCCACGAGCAGGCCCTCGTCGGTGGCGGCCTTGCGGGCGTACTCGACGGCGGTCGGCGCGTCGACGGTGACCACCTCGTCGACGACGTCGCGCTGGAAGTTCTCGGGGACGAAGTTCGCGCCCATGCCCTGGATCTTGTGCGGGCCGGGCTGGCCGCCGGAGAGGATGGGCGACTCGGCGGGCTCGACGGCCACGACGCGCAGGTTGGGGTTGTGCTCCTTGAGGTAGCGGCCGGCGCCGGACACGGTGCCGCCGGTGCCCACGCCCGCGACCAGCACGTCGACCTTTCCGTCGGTGTCGGCCCAGATCTCGGCGCCCGTCGTGTCGTAGTGGATCTTGGGGTTGGCCGGGTTGGCGAACTGGCTCGCGAGGATGGCGTTGTCCCCGGCGGCGATCTCGCCCGCGCGGTCGACGGCGCCCTTCATGCCCTGGGCGCCGGGGGTCAGCTCCAGCTCGGCGCCGAACGCCCGCAGCAGGGCGCGGCGCTCGGTCGACATCGTGTCGGGCATGGTCAGGACGACCTTGTAGCCGCGGGCGGCGCCGACCATCGCCAGCGCAATCCCGGTGTTGCCACTGGTCGCCTCGACGATCGTGCCGCCGGGGCGTAGCTGGCCGGAGGCCTCCGCCGCGTCGACGATCGCGACGCCGATGCGGTCCTTCACCGAGCCGGCCGGGTTGTTGAACTCGCACTTGGCCAGGACGGTCGCGCCGGATCCGCCGGTGGCGGCGGCGGGAACGATGCGGTTGATGCGGACGAGGGGCGTACGCCCCACGATGGCGGTCACGTCGGCAAAGACGGGCATGATAGGTGGCTCCCGAAGGGTCGGCTCGTGGCGGTCGTCGGGGTCAACAGTAGGGTCGTTATGAATATTCCAACAAAAACTTATGCAGCCCGTCTCACAGGTCGACCGTCCAGGGTCCGAGGGTTTGGACGCCTCGACGTACCCGCGGGTAACCTTTGCCCTGGTGGCGGGCCTTCGGGCCGTCCGCGGCCCGCGAATTCCCTTCAGGTCGAGAGAGACGTCACAGGCTTATCGGCCGTCTGTCCGTAGGCGGCTCCGTATCATCGCAGCATGTCAGCGCTCCAGATCACCGCGATCGTGCTGTGCCTCATCGTCCCGTCGCTCGGCTGGATCCTGCTGTTCCGGAGGGTGTGGAAGTACTCGCAAGTCTTCCGGATGGGCACGGCCGACCCGACGCGCACGGACCGCCCGCTCCAGCGCACGTGGGTGGTGATCAAGGAATTCCTCTTCCACACCCGGATGAAACGCCTGCCGATCGTCTCGCTGGCGCACTGGTTCGTGGCCGTGAGCTTCTTCGTGCTCTTCTCCACGCTGGTCAACGCGTTCTTCCAGCTGGTCTGGCCGGAGTTCCGCCTCCCGATCATCGGGCACTTCCCGCCGTTCGAGTGGCTCGTCGAGCTGCTGGGCTGGGGCGGCCTCGTGGG from Austwickia sp. includes the following:
- the cysE gene encoding serine O-acetyltransferase, which produces MQRRSKLAKARDSVLEDLDAAIERDPAATGRLQMALVSPGLHAVWAHRLAHEMWAHDKGKLPARLLSQWTRARTGIEIHPGATIGRRFFIDHGMGVVIGETAEVGDDVMMYHAVTLGGRTLAKGKRHPTVANNVTLGAGARVLGAITVGAGAQIGANSVVVKDVPPNTVATGVPAKHRAMELGPTEDPYEAMFAEPQLWI
- the cysK gene encoding cysteine synthase A, whose protein sequence is MPVFADVTAIVGRTPLVRINRIVPAAATGGSGATVLAKCEFNNPAGSVKDRIGVAIVDAAEASGQLRPGGTIVEATSGNTGIALAMVGAARGYKVVLTMPDTMSTERRALLRAFGAELELTPGAQGMKGAVDRAGEIAAGDNAILASQFANPANPKIHYDTTGAEIWADTDGKVDVLVAGVGTGGTVSGAGRYLKEHNPNLRVVAVEPAESPILSGGQPGPHKIQGMGANFVPENFQRDVVDEVVTVDAPTAVEYARKAATDEGLLVGISAGANLAAAARLAAQPEYAGKTIVTILCDTGERYLSTILFEGLTS